One window of Camelina sativa cultivar DH55 chromosome 4, Cs, whole genome shotgun sequence genomic DNA carries:
- the LOC104782840 gene encoding uncharacterized protein LOC104782840, with protein sequence MVAFFFVNSLQNIWPFSIFESTSDLKESKEIVQRLSLPESTKNFVFAVRVPEHDSTIYILSSQNLSERSASDAEFLIREIRPGAVVAQVDKTAFAEAQVEETVLLGDGSSDSVPTSAFKVLIQCFVDKVNKEKYESVAGILVLREIFGTSFNGHLLAAKRVAGEVGSSFMVLESPFVKLAAGEASSGETETGGGKMQSLANSLIPQHFGSAVFSSSRRFSIGNEVQAQMLKLVSLQLNKELSPSRCVASGVVTNEIQSYSHEVPPFAQSFYPLLVDLHDIFSDLPSIGKALTNARKMLSDVNRGESMNTEVISEVYLFQIAVEGLRIALNNAGRLPVKNMRSSSRAEVQFSQLSSEDKSYALMADLLRSQAKKFKNIVAVVDASSLAGLRKHWKTRVPQEVKDMSEHMVQDFDSDGKTNDSKLKRLISDKPVVAVGAGATAIWGASSLSKAISASPFFKIVTFKVPASLNLFLTHTHKAVTFAFTKVAAPSKVMAPGFASSGAKSTSLVKASISAEKIRAVTHSIIASVEKTSLSAMRTAFYEIMRKRRAKPIGTLPLATFGASLATCAGLFAYGDGIECAAVSLPSAPSIANLGRGIQNLHEASLEVRMREGNRIQNAIESLRQRLKVKFQ encoded by the coding sequence ATGGtcgcatttttttttgtgaatagtCTGCAAAACATATGGCCCTTTTCGATTTTTGAGAGCACTAGTGACCTTAAGGAATCAAAGGAGATTGTTCAGAGGCTTTCATTGCCTGAGAGTACAAAGAACTTTGTGTTTGCTGTTAGAGTCCCTGAGCATGATTCCACTATTTACATACTTTCTTCTCAGAATTTATCAGAGAGATCCGCTAGTGATGCCGAGTTTCTTATACGAGAAATCCGTCCTGGTGCTGTGGTGGCTCAAGTGGACAAAACAGCTTTTGCGGAAGCTCAAGTTGAGGAGACTGTGTTATTAGGAGATGGATCAAGTGATTCAGTTCCCACATCAGCTTTTAAAGTTCTTATTCAGTGTTTTGTAGACAAGGTTAACAAAGAAAAGTATGAAAGCGTTGCAGGGATCTTGGTTTTGAGGGAGATTTTTGGGACAAGTTTTAATGGTCATTTGTTGGCTGCAAAGAGAGTTGCTGGGGAGGTTGGTTCATCTTTTATGGTTCTGGAATCTCCTTTTGTCAAACTCGCTGCCGGGGAAGCTTCCTCTGGAGAAACTGAGACCGGAGGAGGCAAGATGCAGAGTTTAGCTAATAGTCTCATACCACAACATTTTGGCTCTGCTGTATTTTCAAGCTCTCGAAGGTTTTCTATAGGGAATGAGGTACAAGCACAGATGCTAAAGTTGGTATCTTTACAGCTCAATAAAGAACTTAGCCCATCAAGATGTGTTGCAAGTGGAGTTGTTACTAATGAGATACAGTCCTATAGTCATGAGGTTCCACCATTTGCTCAATCTTTTTACCCCTTGCTTGTTGACCTTCATGATATATTCAGCGATCTACCATCTATTGGGAAAGCTCTAACAAATGCCAGAAAGATGTTGTCTGATGTAAATAGAGGTGAATCTATGAATACAGAGGTTATCTCTGAAGTTTACCTTTTCCAGATTGCAGTTGAAGGTCTAAGAATTGCTTTGAACAATGCTGGGCGACTACCAGtcaagaacatgagaagttCAAGCCGAGCCGAAGTTCAGTTTTCACAGCTCTCTTCTGAAGACAAATCTTACGCACTTATGGCAGATCTTCTTCGTAGCCAGGCTAAAAAGTTTAAGAACATAGTAGCAGTAGTAGATGCAAGTAGCCTTGCAGGTCTTAGGAAACACTGGAAAACTCGTGTTCCGCAAGAAGTCAAAGATATGTCTGAGCATATGGTGCAAGATTTTGATAGCGACGGGAAGACTAATGATTCAAAGTTAAAACGACTGATATCTGATAAACCGGTGGTAGCAGTTGGTGCCGGTGCGACTGCTATCTGGGGTGCTTCATCACTATCCAAGGCCATCTCTGCTTCTCCTTTCTTCAAGATTGTAACTTTTAAAGTACCGGCTTCATTGAACCTATTCTTAACGCACACCCACAAGGCAGTGACATTTGCATTTACCAAAGTGGCAGCTCCATCAAAAGTAATGGCCCCTGGTTTTGCTAGTTCTGGAGCCAAATCAACATCTTTAGTAAAAGCATCTATATCCGCCGAGAAGATCAGAGCAGTAACACATAGCATCATAGCTTCTGTGGAAAAGACAAGCTTATCTGCCATGAGAACTGCATTCTATGAGATTATGCGGAAAAGACGAGCAAAACCCATAGGTACCTTACCATTGGCGACATTTGGAGCCAGCCTTGCAACTTGTGCGGGATTGTTCGCCTATGGAGATGGGATCGAATGTGCAGCTGTGTCTCTTCCTTCAGCTCCTTCGATTGCAAACTTGGGTCGAGGAATTCAAAACTTACATGAGGCATCTCTGGAAGTGAGAATGAGAGAAGGTAACAGGATACAGAATGCAATCGAGTCCCTTAGACAAAGACTGAAAGTCAAgtttcaatga
- the LOC104784385 gene encoding CMP-sialic acid transporter 2-like: protein MAECSVCRSRLASPSSRAISRAYDKHKIRVSSKQKALNVLLVVGDCMLVGLQPVLVYMCKVDGKFNFSPISVNFLTEIAKVIFAIVMLLFQAPKSWREASTISFYVCPGTSSWQLSYLEAARNNVLLAVPAGLYAINNYLKFTMQLYFNPATVKMLSNLKVLWEALALLLIGISVNQLRSLPEGATTVAVPIATGAYICTFIFVTIPSLASVYNEYALKSQYDTSIYLQVLAQSRIR, encoded by the exons ATGGCTGAGTGCAGCGTATGTCGTTCAAGGTTGGCTTCTCCCAGTAGCAGAGCTATATCAAGGGCTTATGATAAACACAAGATTAGAGTCTCTTCTAAACAAAAAGCCCTCAATGTCCTTTTGGTAGTCGGTGACTGCATGCTAGTTGGTCTACAG CCTGTCTTAGTGTATATGTGTAAAGTGGATGGAAAGTTCAACTTTAGTCCGATTAGCGTCAACTTCTTGACAGAAATCGCAAAAGTTATTTTTGCCATTGTCATGCTATTATTCCAG GCACCAAAAAGTTGGAGAGAAGCCTCTACTATCTCTTTCTACGTTTGTCCAGGTACATCATCTTGGCAATTAAGCTATTTGGAA GCAGCTCGGAACAATGTGCTTCTCGCTGTTCCAGCAGGGCTGTATGCCATTAATAACTACCTTAAGTTCACAATGCAG CTATATTTCAATCCTGCTACTGTGAAGATGCTCAGCAATCTAAAGGTTCTG TGGGAAGCACTTGCGCTCTTGCTGATAGGGATTAGTGTAAATCAGCTGCGTTCTCTTCCTGAAGGTGCTACTACTGTGGCTGTTCCAATTGCTACGGGTGCATACATATGCACCTTTATCTTT GTTACTATCCCATCTTTGGCATCCGTCTACAACGAGTATGCTCTAAAGAGCCAGTACGACACAAGCATTTATCTTCAG GTTTTAGCTCAGTCTAGAATTCGTTAG
- the LOC104782836 gene encoding PTI1-like tyrosine-protein kinase 3: MDRDFHRRGQVANDRTQSNFVRLDKPRAVDDLDIGKRGKMRRWLCCSCRVQESHPSSEHNRLRTPPTLHQDYGRNNKKTPAPVKPPVLKEPPPIDVPAMSLAELKEKTENFGSKALIGEGSYGRVYYASSNDGNAMAVKKLDNASEPETNVEFLTQVSKVSRLKNDNFVQLLGYCVEGNLRVLAYEFATMGSLHDILHGRKGVQGAQPGPTLEWMQRVRVAVDAAKGLEYLHEKVQPAVIHRDIRSSNVLLFEDFKAKIADFNLSNQAPDMAARLHSTRVLGTFGYHAPEYAMTGQLTQKSDVYSFGVVLLELLTGRKPVDHTMPRGQQSLVTWATPRLSEDKVKQCVDPKLKGEYPPKAVAKLAAVAALCVQYEAEFRPNMSIVVKALQPLLRSSVTAAAPPTQA, translated from the exons ATGGATCGTGATTTTCATCGTCGTGGTCAAGTG GCAAATGATCGTACACAAAGCAACTTTGTTCGATTGGATAAACCGAGAGCTGTAGACGATCTTGATATAGGCAAGAGAGGGAAGATGCGTAGGTGGTTGTGCTGTTCTTGTCGTGTTCAAGAATCTCACCCTTCATCAGAACATAACCGTTTAAGAACCCCTCCTACTCTCCACCAGGATTACG GACgtaacaacaagaaaacaccgGCTCCTGTGAAGCCTCCTGTCTTGAAAGAGCCTCCTCCAATCGATGTGCCCGCGATGTCATTGGCTGAGCTAAAAGAAAAGACTGAGAATTTCGGATCAAAGGCATTGATTGGTGAAGGATCCTATGGAAGAGTGTACTACGCGAGTTCGAATGATGGGAATGCCATGGCGGTGAAAAAGCTTGATAATGCATCTGAACCCGAAACAAATGTCGAGTTCTTGACTCAGGTCTCCAAGGTTTCGAGGCTGAAGAATGACAACTTTGTTCAGCTTCTTGGCTATTGTGTCGAAGGAAACCTTCGTGTCCTTGCGTATGAGTTTGCCACAATGGGATCCTTGCACGACATCTTACATG GGAGAAAGGGAGTGCAAGGAGCACAACCTGGTCCAACACTTGAGTGGATGCAACGAGTCCGAGTTGCAGTTGATGCAGCTAAAGGATTAGAATACTTACACGAGAAAGTTCAACCTGCCGTTATACACAGAGACATTCGATCTAGCAATGTGCTTCTTTTCGAAGATTTCAAAGCCAAGATTGCTgattttaatctttctaatCAAGCTCCTGATATGGCTGCTCGTCTTCATTCCACTAGAGTGTTGGGAACATTTGGTTATCATGCACCAGA ATACGCTATGACAGGACAATTGACACAGAAGAGTGATGTTTACAGTTTTGGGGTTGTGCTTTTGGAGCTTCTTACCGGGAGAAAGCCGGTTGATCATACAATGCCTCGTGGTCAACAAAGTCTTGTCACTTGG GCTACTCCAAGGCTAAGTGAAGACAAAGTGAAGCAATGTGTTGATCCAAAACTCAAAGGAGAGTATCCTCCTAAAGCAGTTGCAAAG CTTGCGGCGGTTGCAGCGTTGTGTGTGCAATACGAAGCAGAGTTTAGGCCAAACATGAGCATTGTAGTAAAAGCTCTTCAACCGCTCTTGAGGTCTTCAGTAACAGCTGCTGCTCCTCCAACACAAGCTTGA
- the LOC104782839 gene encoding CMP-sialic acid transporter 2 isoform X2 — protein MAECSVCRSRLASPSSRAISRAYDKHKIRVSSKQKALNVLLVVGDCMLVGLQARHQKVGEKPLLSLSTFVQAARNNVLLAVPAGLYAINNYLKFTMQLYFNPATVKMLSNLKVLVIAVLLKMIMKRRFSIIQWEALALLLIGISVNQLRSLPEGATTVAVPIATGAYICTFIFVTIPSLASVYNEYALKSQYDTSIYLQNIFLYGYGAIFNFLGILGTVIYKGPGSFDILQGHSRATMFLIVNNAAQGILSSFFFKYADTILKKYSSTVATIFTGIASAALFGHVLTMNFLLGISIVFISMHQFFSPLSKAKDEQQTGNLELVKEKDGHGDKESSFINMAAGANEEASHRVESEDREPLLPR, from the exons ATGGCTGAGTGCAGCGTATGTCGTTCAAGGTTGGCTTCTCCCAGTAGCAGAGCTATATCAAGGGCTTATGATAAACACAAGATTAGAGTCTCTTCTAAACAAAAAGCCCTCAATGTCCTTTTGGTAGTCGGTGACTGCATGCTAGTTGGTCTACAG GCCAGGCACCAAAAAGTTGGAGAGAAGCCTCTACTATCTCTTTCTACGTTTGTCCAG GCAGCTCGGAACAATGTGCTTCTCGCTGTTCCAGCAGGGCTGTATGCCATTAATAACTACCTTAAGTTCACAATGCAG CTATATTTCAATCCTGCTACTGTGAAGATGCTCAGCAATCTAAAGGTTCTGGTAATTGCTGTACTACTGAAGATGATAATGAAGCGACGGTTTTCCATCATACAG TGGGAAGCACTTGCGCTCTTGCTGATAGGGATTAGTGTAAATCAGCTGCGTTCTCTTCCTGAAGGTGCTACTACTGTGGCTGTTCCAATTGCTACGGGTGCATACATATGCACCTTTATCTTT GTTACTATCCCATCTTTGGCATCCGTCTACAACGAGTATGCTCTAAAGAGCCAGTACGACACAAGCATTTATCTTCAG AACATATTTCTCTATGGTTATGGTGCGATATTCAACTTCCTGGGAATACTAGGAACTGTTATATATAAAG GTCCTGGCAGTTTTGACATCCTACAAGGACATTCTCGAGCTACTATGTTTCTGATAGTAAACAACGCAGCACAAGGGATTCTATCCtcctttttcttcaaatatGCAG ATACAATCTTGAAGAAATATTCATCCACGGTTGCCACAATATTTACTGGGATAGCATCAGCAGCACTCTTCGGACATGTGTTAACCATGAATTTCCTTCTGGGGATTTCTATAGTTTTCATTTCAATGCATCAG TTCTTTTCACCCCTTTCAAAAGCTAAAGATGAGCAACAAACCGGAAACCTAGAATTAGTTAAGGAAAAGGATGGCCATGG GGATAAAGAGTCATCATTCATCAACATGGCAGCGGGAGCAAATGAAGAG GCTAGTCACCGAGTTGAATCAGAAGACCGAGAGCCACTTCTTCCCAGATAA
- the LOC104782839 gene encoding CMP-sialic acid transporter 2 isoform X1, whose translation MAECSVCRSRLASPSSRAISRAYDKHKIRVSSKQKALNVLLVVGDCMLVGLQPVLVYMCKVDGKFNFSPISVNFLTEIAKVIFAIVMLLFQARHQKVGEKPLLSLSTFVQAARNNVLLAVPAGLYAINNYLKFTMQLYFNPATVKMLSNLKVLVIAVLLKMIMKRRFSIIQWEALALLLIGISVNQLRSLPEGATTVAVPIATGAYICTFIFVTIPSLASVYNEYALKSQYDTSIYLQNIFLYGYGAIFNFLGILGTVIYKGPGSFDILQGHSRATMFLIVNNAAQGILSSFFFKYADTILKKYSSTVATIFTGIASAALFGHVLTMNFLLGISIVFISMHQFFSPLSKAKDEQQTGNLELVKEKDGHGDKESSFINMAAGANEEASHRVESEDREPLLPR comes from the exons ATGGCTGAGTGCAGCGTATGTCGTTCAAGGTTGGCTTCTCCCAGTAGCAGAGCTATATCAAGGGCTTATGATAAACACAAGATTAGAGTCTCTTCTAAACAAAAAGCCCTCAATGTCCTTTTGGTAGTCGGTGACTGCATGCTAGTTGGTCTACAG CCTGTCTTAGTGTATATGTGTAAAGTGGATGGAAAGTTCAACTTTAGTCCGATTAGCGTCAACTTCTTGACAGAAATCGCAAAAGTTATTTTTGCCATTGTCATGCTATTATTCCAG GCCAGGCACCAAAAAGTTGGAGAGAAGCCTCTACTATCTCTTTCTACGTTTGTCCAG GCAGCTCGGAACAATGTGCTTCTCGCTGTTCCAGCAGGGCTGTATGCCATTAATAACTACCTTAAGTTCACAATGCAG CTATATTTCAATCCTGCTACTGTGAAGATGCTCAGCAATCTAAAGGTTCTGGTAATTGCTGTACTACTGAAGATGATAATGAAGCGACGGTTTTCCATCATACAG TGGGAAGCACTTGCGCTCTTGCTGATAGGGATTAGTGTAAATCAGCTGCGTTCTCTTCCTGAAGGTGCTACTACTGTGGCTGTTCCAATTGCTACGGGTGCATACATATGCACCTTTATCTTT GTTACTATCCCATCTTTGGCATCCGTCTACAACGAGTATGCTCTAAAGAGCCAGTACGACACAAGCATTTATCTTCAG AACATATTTCTCTATGGTTATGGTGCGATATTCAACTTCCTGGGAATACTAGGAACTGTTATATATAAAG GTCCTGGCAGTTTTGACATCCTACAAGGACATTCTCGAGCTACTATGTTTCTGATAGTAAACAACGCAGCACAAGGGATTCTATCCtcctttttcttcaaatatGCAG ATACAATCTTGAAGAAATATTCATCCACGGTTGCCACAATATTTACTGGGATAGCATCAGCAGCACTCTTCGGACATGTGTTAACCATGAATTTCCTTCTGGGGATTTCTATAGTTTTCATTTCAATGCATCAG TTCTTTTCACCCCTTTCAAAAGCTAAAGATGAGCAACAAACCGGAAACCTAGAATTAGTTAAGGAAAAGGATGGCCATGG GGATAAAGAGTCATCATTCATCAACATGGCAGCGGGAGCAAATGAAGAG GCTAGTCACCGAGTTGAATCAGAAGACCGAGAGCCACTTCTTCCCAGATAA
- the LOC104782835 gene encoding plant UBX domain-containing protein 11 isoform X1: protein METLTFKGSVPEAIFESKGQKKLFVVYISGEDEESDKLNRLTWTDASVAESLSKYCILLHIQAGSVDATNFSAIYPYSSVPCIAAIGFSGTQVWKNEGFIAGEALASSLEKAWLGLHIQETTASILSAAMASQNSGQPASSTSNAVLPSEGGPLDAAVACPSTASSVQPSETKSTVTSASTKENKDSTAAVKGKESAEPSNLCDTTNNQPASSLDGTKTNDEHGATEAPVHVQEEKEPIRSASPRSNDSTSSVPSSTDRKRKQETVMNKADSSSGANERDIDLVKSVCTEESVKPKDEGLDGKVLRKSSDVHLNIRLPDGASLQEKFSVTSILRIVKDYVSSNQTAGLGAYDLAVPYPRKVYSDQDLDKSLSELGLFDRQALVVVPRKSATVNQRGSSYSESNNNTDPNSGGYFAYVRRVLSFANPFSYFGGGTASPSVSSSGPERQTSMWEYGPNTELRNNMGQVGSSFQDPSEGRSNVRNRRPTTTSRIGSNIHTLNHNEDDASFGDGNAFWNGNSTQYGGGSGGDNNDRR, encoded by the exons ATGGAAACTCTGACGTTCAAGGGTTCAGTTCCAGAAGCTATATTTGAATCCAAAGGCCAGAAGAagctttttgttgtttacatCTCTG GAGAGGATGAAGAGTCGGATAAGTTGAACAGATTGACTTGGACTGATGCATCg GTGGCAGAGTCCCTGTCCAAGTATTGTATTTTATTGCATATCCAAGCTGGAAGTGTTGACGCCACTAACTTCTCCGCAATTT ACCCATATTCTTCTGTTCCTTGTATAGCGGCTATTGGATTCAGTGGTACACAAGTTTGGAAAAATG AAGGATTTATCGCTGGTGAAGCCCTTGCATCCAGTTTAGAGAAGGCATGGTTAGGACTTCATATCCAG GAAACAACTGCAAGTATCCTTTCAGCAGCAATGGCCTCACAGAACTCAGGGCAACCTGCCTCCAGTACTTCTAATGCTGTCTTGCCTTCTGAAGGTGGTCCTTTAGATGCAGCAGTTGCATGTCCATCAACGGCCTCTAGTGTTCAACCCTCAGAGACAAAGTCAACGGTGACATCTGcgtcaacaaaagaaaacaaagatagcACAGCTGCAGTTAAG GGGAAAGAATCTGCAGAACCCAGTAATTTGTGTGATACTACCAATAATCAGCCAGCATCTTCTCTTGATGGAACTAAGACTAATGACGAACATGGAGCGACAGAGGCCCCTGTGCATGTTCAGGAAGAAAAGGAGCCAATTCGTTCTGCATCCCCAAGATCAAATGATAGTACATCCAGCGTTCCATCTTCTACCGATAGAAAAAGGAAACAGGAAACCGTGATGAACAAAGCTGATAGTAGTTCAGGTGCTAATGAAAGGGACATAGATTTAGTAAAATCTGTGTGTACAGAAGAGAGTGTCAAGCCAAAGGATGAAGGATTGGATGGAAAGGTTTTGAGAAAATCATCTGATGTTCATTTAAACATTCGATTGCCTGATGGTGCCAGCCTTCAAGAAAAGTTCTCTGTGACAAGTATACTGAGAATAGTCAAGGACTACGTGAGCAGTAACCAAACAGCCGGACTGGGTGCGTACGATCTTGCAGTTCCATACCCCCGTAAGGTGTATAGTGACCAAG ATCTGGATAAGTCCCTATCCGAGCTGGGTTTGTTCGATAGACAAGCACTTGTAGTGGTTCCGCGTAAAAGTGCAACTGTTAATCAAAGAGGATCATCGTACTCTGAGTCTAACAACAACACAGACCCTAACAGTGGCGGTTACTTTGCTTATGTTAGAAGAGTACTGTCTTTTGCAAacccattttcatattttggcGGCGGTACTGCCAGTCCCAGCGTATCAAGCTCTGGTCCAGAACGTCAAACAAGTATGTGGGAGTATG GACCAAATACGGAGCTGAGAAACAATATGGGGCAAGTGGGATCCTCTTTTCAAGATCCATCAGAAGGTAGGAGCAACGTTAGGAACAGGAGACCAACCACCACTTCGAGGATTGGAAGTAACATCCATACGCTGAATCACAATGAAGATGACGCTTCGTTTGGTGATGGAAATGCCTTCTGGAACGGAAACTCCACACAGTACGGTGGTGGAAGCGGCGGAGACAATAATGATAGGCGATGA
- the LOC104782835 gene encoding plant UBX domain-containing protein 11 isoform X2 — METLTFKGSVPEAIFESKGQKKLFVVYISGEDEESDKLNRLTWTDASVAESLSKYCILLHIQAGSVDATNFSAIYPYSSVPCIAAIGFSGTQVWKNEGFIAGEALASSLEKAWLGLHIQETTASILSAAMASQNSGQPASSTSNAVLPSEGGPLDAAVACPSTASSVQPSETKSTVTSASTKENKDSTAAVKGKESAEPSNLCDTTNNQPASSLDGTKTNDEHGATEAPVHVQEEKEPIRSASPRSNDSTSSVPSSTDRKRKQETVMNKADSSSGANERDIDLVKSVCTEESVKPKDEGLDGKVLRKSSDVHLNIRLPDGASLQEKFSVTSILRIVKDYVSSNQTAGLGAYDLAVPYPRKVYSDQDLDKSLSELGLFDRQALVVVPRKSATVNQRGSSYSESNNNTDPNSGGYFAYVRRVLSFANPFSYFGGGTASPSVSSSGPERQTRPNTELRNNMGQVGSSFQDPSEGRSNVRNRRPTTTSRIGSNIHTLNHNEDDASFGDGNAFWNGNSTQYGGGSGGDNNDRR; from the exons ATGGAAACTCTGACGTTCAAGGGTTCAGTTCCAGAAGCTATATTTGAATCCAAAGGCCAGAAGAagctttttgttgtttacatCTCTG GAGAGGATGAAGAGTCGGATAAGTTGAACAGATTGACTTGGACTGATGCATCg GTGGCAGAGTCCCTGTCCAAGTATTGTATTTTATTGCATATCCAAGCTGGAAGTGTTGACGCCACTAACTTCTCCGCAATTT ACCCATATTCTTCTGTTCCTTGTATAGCGGCTATTGGATTCAGTGGTACACAAGTTTGGAAAAATG AAGGATTTATCGCTGGTGAAGCCCTTGCATCCAGTTTAGAGAAGGCATGGTTAGGACTTCATATCCAG GAAACAACTGCAAGTATCCTTTCAGCAGCAATGGCCTCACAGAACTCAGGGCAACCTGCCTCCAGTACTTCTAATGCTGTCTTGCCTTCTGAAGGTGGTCCTTTAGATGCAGCAGTTGCATGTCCATCAACGGCCTCTAGTGTTCAACCCTCAGAGACAAAGTCAACGGTGACATCTGcgtcaacaaaagaaaacaaagatagcACAGCTGCAGTTAAG GGGAAAGAATCTGCAGAACCCAGTAATTTGTGTGATACTACCAATAATCAGCCAGCATCTTCTCTTGATGGAACTAAGACTAATGACGAACATGGAGCGACAGAGGCCCCTGTGCATGTTCAGGAAGAAAAGGAGCCAATTCGTTCTGCATCCCCAAGATCAAATGATAGTACATCCAGCGTTCCATCTTCTACCGATAGAAAAAGGAAACAGGAAACCGTGATGAACAAAGCTGATAGTAGTTCAGGTGCTAATGAAAGGGACATAGATTTAGTAAAATCTGTGTGTACAGAAGAGAGTGTCAAGCCAAAGGATGAAGGATTGGATGGAAAGGTTTTGAGAAAATCATCTGATGTTCATTTAAACATTCGATTGCCTGATGGTGCCAGCCTTCAAGAAAAGTTCTCTGTGACAAGTATACTGAGAATAGTCAAGGACTACGTGAGCAGTAACCAAACAGCCGGACTGGGTGCGTACGATCTTGCAGTTCCATACCCCCGTAAGGTGTATAGTGACCAAG ATCTGGATAAGTCCCTATCCGAGCTGGGTTTGTTCGATAGACAAGCACTTGTAGTGGTTCCGCGTAAAAGTGCAACTGTTAATCAAAGAGGATCATCGTACTCTGAGTCTAACAACAACACAGACCCTAACAGTGGCGGTTACTTTGCTTATGTTAGAAGAGTACTGTCTTTTGCAAacccattttcatattttggcGGCGGTACTGCCAGTCCCAGCGTATCAAGCTCTGGTCCAGAACGTCAAACAA GACCAAATACGGAGCTGAGAAACAATATGGGGCAAGTGGGATCCTCTTTTCAAGATCCATCAGAAGGTAGGAGCAACGTTAGGAACAGGAGACCAACCACCACTTCGAGGATTGGAAGTAACATCCATACGCTGAATCACAATGAAGATGACGCTTCGTTTGGTGATGGAAATGCCTTCTGGAACGGAAACTCCACACAGTACGGTGGTGGAAGCGGCGGAGACAATAATGATAGGCGATGA
- the LOC104782837 gene encoding uncharacterized protein LOC104782837, which translates to MNMTSCSSSSSSSSSSSSASSLPRLCGTKSQTYKSPLLSFSTPKRRRSRPRRNRKSYGSSYDHSDGNLLTLTTSSPAGNEDQSLSLTLDVHRISKLANSRFQLLLDSSKDAFSDLQTLIALDDNRRVVVSCKKSTMQFVGGVVVLGLVFGIAIRVLLKLGSVLKGNFQSNPKLVVRRDRSLGGKEVVVSVDSIRSSSRASNSSIASDHQVSPSNSILRRNHQLKSQNNLPKWWPASLPSSHNLDVVDKEEYQREANRIVRGIEDNRTSGRDITDNDIIQLRRVCRISGVQISFEPTNTRDSFYRTSIDFVLNACSRAPWESSSVEICSEDAREFIAGLSENIGLAKIDAARMVSAAVAARTRSWFLQAWALEIQGKHSESVAELSKICLIHRIFPPNEYSAEMEMVARGLEKLMKLEERQSLLKTFVGMCCSEDSQRSAAEALGLVHW; encoded by the exons ATGAACATGACttcgtgttcttcttcttcttcttcttcttcttcttcttcttctgcttcttctctccCACGACTCTGCGGCACCAAATCCCAAACCTACAAGTCTCCTCTTTTATCCTTCTCCACTCCAAAACGCCGTCGTTCTCGTCCTCGCCGGAACCGTAAATCCTATGGCTCATCTTACGACCACAGCGACGGCAATCTTCTCACACTCACCACCTCGTCTCCCGCCGGAAACGAAGACCAAAGCCTCAGTTTAACCCTAGACGTTCACCGGATTTCAAAACTAGCTAATTCCAGATTCCAATTGTTACTCGATTCAAGCAAAGACGCGTTCTCCGACTTGCAAACACTAATCGCGCTCGACGATAACCGGAGAGTCGTCGTTTCCTGCAAGAAATCAACTATGCAGTTCGTCGGCGGTGTGGTTGTGCTTGGACTCGTGTTCGGTATTGCAATTAGGGTTCTTTTGAAATTAGGATCAGTCTTAAAGGGTAATTTCCAAAGTAACCCCAAATTAGTTGTTAGGAGAGATAGGAGTCTTGGTGGGAAGGAAGTGGTTGTCTCTGTTGATAGCATTCGTTCATCTTCAAGAGCTTCGAATAGCTCAATAGCTTCTGATCATCAAGTTTCTCCAAGTAACTCTATACTTAGAAGAAATCACCAGCTTAAGTCTCAGAATAATTTGCCGAAATGGTGGCCTGCTTCATTGCCTAGTAGCCATAACTTGGATGTGGTGGACAAAGAAGAGTATCAAAGAGAAGCCAACAGAATCGTTCGAG GAATCGAGGATAACAGAACCAGCGGTAGGGACATCACAGATAATGATATCATTCAA CTGCGTAGAGTATGTAGAATTTCTGGAGTACAAATCTCGTTTGAGCCAACAAATACCCGAGATTCCTTTTACCGAACATCTATTGATTTTGTCCTGAATGCTTGCAgcag AGCTCCTTGGGAGTCTTCTTCTGTTGAGATTTGTAGTGAAGATGCTCGAGAGTTCATTGCTGGGCTCTCTGAAAACATTGGACTTGCAAAGATAGATGCTGCTAGAATGGTTTCTGCAGCCGTTGCTGCACGCACACGTTCGTGGTTTCTACAAGCTTGG GCTTTGGAGATACAAGGTAAACATTCTGAATCGGTGGCTGAACTATCAAAAATATGCCTCATTCATCGCATATTTCCACCCAACGAGTACTCT GCTGAAATGGAAATGGTTGCAAGAGGCTTAGAGAAACTCATGAAGCTTGAAGAGCGACAGTCTCTACTGAAAACGTTTGTTGGAATGTGTTGCAGTGAAGACAGTCAAAGAAGTGCAGCTGAGGCTCTGGGTTTGGTGCACTGGTAA